One window of the Rosa rugosa chromosome 3, drRosRugo1.1, whole genome shotgun sequence genome contains the following:
- the LOC133740569 gene encoding probable carbohydrate esterase At4g34215 isoform X2, whose amino-acid sequence MNSELDPTRNPFSSRFPRSRLMRLCLDDMNASAQRRALLMRGMFTLLAHYLDDDEDEDEDEEEEDEDPQEQAGEQDPLANRKRRRSTTRNPNDDVPRKAHAGPHSPSLTSDAESPFKPEKSLVPRTKPDTSFILHPKNPEMESPEQIFILSGQSNMAGRGGVIRDHGHNHHQHWDGVVPSEAQPDPSILRLNAHLHWEAAREPLHADIDAKKVCGLGPGMSFANAVRGRVEGKIGLVPCAVGGTAIKEWARGEHPYENMVKRARESVKNGGEIKGLLWYQGESDTSSQHDVDAYHENMVRLIENVRHDLALPSLPIIQVAICSGDEKFLEKIREVQLGMKVENVVCVDAKGLELKDDHLHLTTKAQVQLGQMLADAYLKHFGSANSHHPAL is encoded by the exons ATGAACTCCGAACTCGACCCAACTCGTAATCCATTCTCTTCTCGTTTTCCTCGTTCAAGGCTTATGCGACTTTGTCTGGATGATATGAATGCCTCTGCTCAAAGGCGGGCTCTGTTAATGCGCGGCATGTTTACTCTCTTAGCTCACTATCTCGATGAcgacgaagacgaagacgaagacgaagaggaggaggacgaggatCCCCAAGAACAAG CCGGAGAACAAGACCCACTCGCTAACCGGAAGCGGCGACGCTCAACTACTCgaaacccaaacgacgacgTTCCGCGCAAGGCCCACGCTGGTCCCCACTCGCCTTCGTTGACAAGCGACGCGGAGAGCCCATTTAAACCCGAGAAGTCGCTCGTTCCAAGAACAAAACCCGACACGTCGTTTATCCTCCACCCGAAAAACCCGGAAATGGAGTCGCCGGAGCAGATCTTCATTCTTTCGGGGCAGAGCAACATGGCGGGTCGGGGCGGCGTGATCCGTGACCACGGCCACAACCACCACCAGCACTGGGACGGCGTCGTTCCGTCGGAGGCTCAGCCCGACCCTTCGATCCTCCGCCTCAACGCTCACCTCCACTGGGAGGCGGCGCGTGAGCCTCTCCACGCCGACATCGACGCCAAGAAGGTGTGCGGTTTGGGTCCGGGAATGTCGTTCGCCAACGCGGTGAGGGGGCGCGTGGAGGGGAAGATTGGGCTGGTGCCGTGCGCGGTTGGCGGCACGGCGATCAAGGAGTGGGCGCGTGGGGAGCATCCGTACGAGAACATGGTGAAGAGGGCGCGTGAGAGCGTGAAGAATGGGGGAGAGATCAAAGGGTTGCTGTGGTACCAGGGGGAGAGCGACACGTCGTCTCAGCATGATGTTGATGCGTACCACGAGAACATGGTTAGGCTCATTGAGAATGTGCGCCATGACCTTGCTTTGCCTTCACTTCCAATAATCCAG GTGGCTATTTGTTCTGGTGATGAGAAGTTCTTGGAGAAAATTAGGGAGGTTCAATTGGGGATGAAGGTTGAGAATGTTGTGTGTGTGGATGCCAAGGGATTGGAGCTGAAAGATGATCATCTTCACCTGACTACCAAGGCTCAAGTTCAGTTGGGTCAGATGCTTGCTGATGCTTACCTCAAGCATTTTGGATCAGCTAATTCCCATCATCCTGCCCTTTAG
- the LOC133740569 gene encoding probable carbohydrate esterase At4g34215 isoform X1, with protein MNSELDPTRNPFSSRFPRSRLMRLCLDDMNASAQRRALLMRGMFTLLAHYLDDDEDEDEDEEEEDEDPQEQGLYSDSDSGSSDDEFMLLCIVPLLFIAGEQDPLANRKRRRSTTRNPNDDVPRKAHAGPHSPSLTSDAESPFKPEKSLVPRTKPDTSFILHPKNPEMESPEQIFILSGQSNMAGRGGVIRDHGHNHHQHWDGVVPSEAQPDPSILRLNAHLHWEAAREPLHADIDAKKVCGLGPGMSFANAVRGRVEGKIGLVPCAVGGTAIKEWARGEHPYENMVKRARESVKNGGEIKGLLWYQGESDTSSQHDVDAYHENMVRLIENVRHDLALPSLPIIQVAICSGDEKFLEKIREVQLGMKVENVVCVDAKGLELKDDHLHLTTKAQVQLGQMLADAYLKHFGSANSHHPAL; from the exons ATGAACTCCGAACTCGACCCAACTCGTAATCCATTCTCTTCTCGTTTTCCTCGTTCAAGGCTTATGCGACTTTGTCTGGATGATATGAATGCCTCTGCTCAAAGGCGGGCTCTGTTAATGCGCGGCATGTTTACTCTCTTAGCTCACTATCTCGATGAcgacgaagacgaagacgaagacgaagaggaggaggacgaggatCCCCAAGAACAAG GTTTATATTCTGATTCTGATTCTGGTTCTTCTGACGATGAATTTATGCTCTTGTGCATTGTTCCACTACTATTCATAGCCGGAGAACAAGACCCACTCGCTAACCGGAAGCGGCGACGCTCAACTACTCgaaacccaaacgacgacgTTCCGCGCAAGGCCCACGCTGGTCCCCACTCGCCTTCGTTGACAAGCGACGCGGAGAGCCCATTTAAACCCGAGAAGTCGCTCGTTCCAAGAACAAAACCCGACACGTCGTTTATCCTCCACCCGAAAAACCCGGAAATGGAGTCGCCGGAGCAGATCTTCATTCTTTCGGGGCAGAGCAACATGGCGGGTCGGGGCGGCGTGATCCGTGACCACGGCCACAACCACCACCAGCACTGGGACGGCGTCGTTCCGTCGGAGGCTCAGCCCGACCCTTCGATCCTCCGCCTCAACGCTCACCTCCACTGGGAGGCGGCGCGTGAGCCTCTCCACGCCGACATCGACGCCAAGAAGGTGTGCGGTTTGGGTCCGGGAATGTCGTTCGCCAACGCGGTGAGGGGGCGCGTGGAGGGGAAGATTGGGCTGGTGCCGTGCGCGGTTGGCGGCACGGCGATCAAGGAGTGGGCGCGTGGGGAGCATCCGTACGAGAACATGGTGAAGAGGGCGCGTGAGAGCGTGAAGAATGGGGGAGAGATCAAAGGGTTGCTGTGGTACCAGGGGGAGAGCGACACGTCGTCTCAGCATGATGTTGATGCGTACCACGAGAACATGGTTAGGCTCATTGAGAATGTGCGCCATGACCTTGCTTTGCCTTCACTTCCAATAATCCAG GTGGCTATTTGTTCTGGTGATGAGAAGTTCTTGGAGAAAATTAGGGAGGTTCAATTGGGGATGAAGGTTGAGAATGTTGTGTGTGTGGATGCCAAGGGATTGGAGCTGAAAGATGATCATCTTCACCTGACTACCAAGGCTCAAGTTCAGTTGGGTCAGATGCTTGCTGATGCTTACCTCAAGCATTTTGGATCAGCTAATTCCCATCATCCTGCCCTTTAG
- the LOC133735275 gene encoding uncharacterized protein LOC133735275: protein MTLQQPLSGSCNNSSETAKDATVEHLKAALVEIQLCSRLESLLLKKKSLNNGDSPELHTEKVEKLKVLSESLANSTSQAEKRILDHRTGNGKRLGKGGFHT, encoded by the exons ATGACACTGCAGCAGCCTTTAAGTGGAAGTTGTAACAATTCATCGGAGACCGCAAAAGATGCAACGGTAGAG CATTTAAAAGCAGCACTCGTAGAAATTCAACTATGTTCCAGGTTGGAGTCTCTGTTACTAAAGAAGAAATCCTTGAACAATGGGGACTCACCTGAGCTGCACACTGAAAAG GTCGAAAAATTAAAAGTATTATCAGAATCTCTTGCTAATTCCACCTCACAAGCAGAAAAGCGCATTTTGGACCACAG AACAGGGAATGGTAAGAGACTTGGAAAGGGAGGATTTCATACATGA